A section of the Leptospira kobayashii genome encodes:
- a CDS encoding EamA family transporter — MENWILFSILSMFFAGITSILAKFGLERVSAETGLGVRTVIIFLIISIICLKNDTIKEIQTLSKSQFGFLVLSGITTSLSWIFYYKAIKEGFVSYVSAIDKGSIVITILLSFWLLGEPISLKILSGTCFITIGMIILVWK; from the coding sequence ATGGAAAATTGGATTTTATTTTCAATCCTTTCGATGTTTTTTGCGGGAATCACTTCCATATTGGCAAAGTTCGGGCTGGAGAGAGTATCCGCAGAAACAGGTTTAGGTGTTCGAACGGTGATTATCTTTTTAATTATTTCTATTATCTGCTTGAAAAACGATACGATTAAGGAAATCCAAACTCTTTCCAAATCTCAATTCGGGTTTTTGGTCTTATCCGGAATCACAACTAGTCTCAGTTGGATCTTTTATTATAAAGCAATCAAGGAAGGATTTGTCTCTTATGTTTCCGCTATTGACAAAGGCAGCATAGTCATTACAATCCTTCTTTCTTTTTGGTTGTTAGGTGAGCCTATATCCTTAAAGATCCTATCGGGAACCTGTTTCATCACGATAGGAATGATCATTCTTGTTTGGAAATAA
- a CDS encoding efflux RND transporter permease subunit, with amino-acid sequence MKKIIHYFVYRPLVATLIFVFLFLAGIISVLSMKREAFPRVNFRQVRILTIYPGASPVDVEKKVTIPIEEKLREVEGLDSVRSISRNTESDISIKIDLENDNPDQVVNDIRRAVDRVTNLPIQVKDRPIVTEQKSSNFPILELAIHGAVDEKELQEVGRIVEDEIRKVSGVGRVDAFGKRKEEWRIRVDPTLKSRYTLGFSDIINAIAKRNISVPAGSFLRPITQDIRVTGEINEMEDIKNIPIRSNETGNAILLSQVATLKDTYERPRMLAISNGSDAYVLQIIKKDSADIIDTVAAIKLAIVEIKKQIPSNIQFSDLNNEGHRATKRLDVVITNSLQGLVLVVIVLIVFFNLRDSILTSLSLPLTLLATIIAFPLFDVSFNLVSMLGIIISLGMLVDNSIIISENIYKYRSQNWDAKSAAVQGASELVVPIIGSYLTTVAAFLPMAFMSGIMGKFIWQIPFMVIVALTLSLFESFFLLPVRYSLFAVEEKKNKKSGIRTSIRTFLENGFNKSKNAFERFIRKVVARPVLTLGMIFLVFISSCGMLGIMNFNLFPKEGIDYVMIKAEFPPDYSAQETAKQLQYFEPILKRIPKEEVQSIILKVGIQQTDPTDPLTRIGEQLGMAQIILVPETERKRTAQEIFGEIESELKMLPNALTVMVELVVNGPPIGAAVTVAIEGKEYKTLKVISEEMQSFLRQEKGVINIRDDYKPGREEIQIRVKDTASAMTGIDTELTAYYVRTAMEGIEASNLRKGKDEVKIVIQNGDNHRDGIEDLDAIQITNKNGLLTPITAVTTRTIVQGIEALYHNDYEKAITVLADVDEAITSSNIVNSKIIEQFGNLGKKYPGYKIKFRGEQEETAKSMVSLAKAGILAMFGIFAILAIIFNSLTKPILIILSIPLGFIGVVFGFLISGKALSFLAMIGIIGLAGVIVNASIVLVDTIEEFQKKGEGLYESLVTASAERFRPILVTTMTTMAGMIPTAYAIGGSDPMLIPMTLSLAWGLGFGTFGSLIFIPASFSAYYRLRGRK; translated from the coding sequence ATGAAAAAAATAATACATTACTTCGTATATCGGCCATTAGTTGCAACTTTAATATTTGTATTCTTGTTCTTAGCAGGCATCATCTCCGTTTTATCAATGAAACGCGAAGCATTCCCTAGGGTGAATTTCCGTCAGGTGCGAATTTTGACCATTTATCCCGGGGCAAGTCCTGTGGACGTGGAAAAAAAAGTAACGATTCCCATTGAAGAAAAACTTCGAGAGGTGGAAGGATTGGACTCAGTCAGATCCATCTCCAGAAACACGGAATCAGACATTAGTATCAAAATAGATTTGGAAAATGACAATCCTGATCAAGTGGTAAATGACATTCGTCGTGCCGTCGATCGGGTAACAAATTTACCGATTCAAGTAAAAGATCGCCCGATCGTAACGGAACAAAAAAGTTCCAACTTCCCTATTCTGGAACTTGCTATTCACGGCGCTGTCGATGAGAAGGAACTTCAGGAAGTCGGTAGAATCGTTGAAGATGAAATTCGAAAAGTTTCCGGAGTGGGAAGAGTAGATGCGTTCGGAAAAAGAAAAGAGGAGTGGAGGATTCGCGTCGATCCTACGCTTAAATCCCGTTATACGCTTGGTTTCTCGGATATCATCAATGCCATTGCCAAAAGAAATATCAGTGTACCGGCAGGATCTTTTTTAAGACCCATTACCCAAGACATTCGGGTGACCGGGGAAATCAACGAGATGGAAGATATTAAAAATATCCCTATTCGTTCCAATGAAACCGGCAATGCCATTTTACTTTCACAAGTGGCGACTTTAAAAGATACGTATGAAAGACCCAGGATGCTTGCGATTTCAAACGGTAGCGATGCTTATGTTTTACAGATCATCAAAAAAGACAGTGCCGATATCATTGATACCGTAGCTGCCATCAAACTCGCTATAGTTGAAATAAAAAAACAAATCCCTTCAAATATTCAATTTTCTGATCTGAACAACGAAGGACACCGAGCTACCAAACGGCTCGATGTTGTGATCACAAACTCATTGCAAGGGCTTGTGCTCGTAGTGATCGTATTGATTGTTTTTTTCAATTTGAGAGATTCCATCCTAACCAGCCTTTCCTTACCGTTGACGCTGCTTGCAACAATCATCGCCTTTCCATTGTTTGATGTGTCATTCAATTTGGTATCGATGTTGGGGATTATTATTTCTCTCGGGATGTTGGTCGATAATAGTATCATCATTTCTGAGAATATTTATAAATATAGGTCTCAGAATTGGGATGCGAAGTCTGCAGCTGTCCAAGGGGCGAGTGAACTTGTTGTACCGATCATCGGTTCTTATTTAACTACCGTAGCGGCATTTTTGCCAATGGCTTTTATGTCCGGGATCATGGGGAAATTCATTTGGCAAATCCCTTTTATGGTGATTGTGGCTCTTACTTTATCCTTGTTTGAATCTTTCTTTTTGCTTCCGGTGCGTTATTCCTTGTTTGCCGTGGAAGAGAAAAAGAATAAAAAATCGGGAATCAGGACTTCCATTCGAACTTTCTTGGAAAATGGTTTCAATAAAAGTAAAAATGCTTTCGAAAGATTCATCAGAAAAGTTGTAGCAAGACCTGTTCTTACGCTTGGAATGATCTTTTTGGTTTTCATCAGCTCCTGTGGAATGCTTGGAATCATGAATTTCAACTTATTCCCTAAGGAAGGAATCGATTATGTGATGATAAAGGCCGAGTTTCCACCCGATTATTCCGCACAGGAAACCGCCAAACAATTGCAATATTTCGAACCTATTTTGAAACGCATTCCCAAAGAAGAAGTGCAAAGTATCATTTTGAAAGTGGGAATTCAACAAACCGATCCGACCGACCCGCTTACAAGGATTGGCGAACAATTGGGGATGGCGCAGATTATTTTGGTTCCTGAAACCGAACGGAAAAGAACAGCACAGGAAATTTTCGGAGAAATCGAATCGGAGTTGAAGATGTTGCCTAACGCATTGACCGTAATGGTAGAGTTAGTTGTCAATGGTCCTCCTATCGGTGCTGCCGTTACTGTTGCGATCGAAGGTAAAGAATATAAAACTTTGAAAGTGATTTCGGAAGAGATGCAATCTTTTCTCCGGCAGGAAAAGGGAGTGATCAATATTCGCGATGATTACAAGCCCGGTAGAGAAGAGATTCAGATTCGTGTCAAAGACACGGCTTCCGCTATGACTGGAATTGATACCGAACTGACCGCATATTACGTTCGTACTGCAATGGAAGGAATTGAAGCATCCAATTTAAGAAAGGGAAAAGACGAAGTTAAAATTGTGATTCAAAACGGTGACAATCACCGGGATGGAATTGAAGATTTGGATGCCATTCAGATTACAAATAAAAACGGGTTATTAACTCCAATAACAGCCGTTACGACTAGGACGATTGTACAGGGAATTGAAGCACTTTACCATAACGATTATGAGAAAGCGATTACCGTTCTTGCGGACGTTGATGAAGCAATCACCAGCTCCAATATAGTAAATTCCAAGATCATCGAACAATTCGGAAATCTCGGCAAAAAATACCCCGGTTATAAAATCAAATTCCGGGGAGAGCAGGAAGAGACGGCGAAGTCCATGGTATCTCTTGCGAAAGCGGGAATACTTGCTATGTTCGGAATCTTTGCCATCCTCGCTATCATCTTCAATAGTTTGACCAAACCTATTCTGATCATACTATCCATTCCTTTGGGATTTATAGGAGTAGTATTCGGATTTTTGATTTCTGGTAAGGCGTTGAGCTTTCTCGCCATGATCGGAATCATCGGACTCGCCGGGGTGATTGTGAACGCATCCATCGTGCTTGTGGATACGATCGAAGAGTTTCAGAAAAAGGGAGAAGGATTGTATGAATCGCTTGTTACTGCTTCTGCAGAAAGATTCAGACCGATTCTTGTAACAACGATGACTACTATGGCTGGGATGATTCCGACCGCGTATGCGATCGGAGGTTCCGATCCGATGCTTATTCCAATGACTCTTTCTCTTGCTTGGGGACTTGGGTTCGGAACCTTCGGCTCGCTGATTTTCATACCAGCGAGTTTTTCCGCCTACTATCGATTAAGAGGAAGGAAGTAG
- a CDS encoding LIC12231 family lipoprotein: MLFRVLGLLLFVFSISNCLISYRDYDKIPPVPAQEKQYDSEFVYGLPTFPQFNLGGREALKTYFDSKSPFKKTTEGNDIPRNGYLVNVKVNYRSPSTPALAFITLSTLTATLLPAWSKQDGYDIQYHLYKNGKLVQVYEYHVFRNYTQWILLSLLVWVNLDSATEKEVFERVTNQFFEDAKSHF, translated from the coding sequence ATGTTATTCAGAGTTTTAGGTTTATTATTATTTGTATTCAGCATTTCCAATTGTTTGATTAGCTACAGGGACTACGATAAGATTCCTCCTGTTCCTGCGCAGGAGAAACAATATGATTCGGAATTTGTTTACGGACTTCCTACTTTTCCCCAATTCAATTTGGGAGGAAGAGAAGCGTTAAAAACATACTTCGACTCAAAGTCTCCTTTTAAAAAGACAACCGAAGGAAATGATATTCCGAGAAACGGGTATTTGGTGAACGTCAAAGTGAATTATAGAAGCCCTTCCACTCCGGCGCTTGCTTTTATTACTTTATCCACTTTGACGGCAACCTTACTTCCTGCTTGGTCGAAACAAGACGGTTACGATATCCAATATCATCTTTATAAGAATGGAAAGCTCGTTCAAGTGTACGAATACCATGTGTTTCGCAATTACACGCAATGGATTCTCTTGAGCTTGCTTGTTTGGGTGAATTTGGACAGCGCAACGGAAAAAGAAGTATTCGAAAGAGTTACCAATCAATTTTTCGAAGATGCCAAATCCCATTTTTAA
- a CDS encoding catalase family protein produces the protein MKQITPYALCLIFLLLPFCGGPYVKIPANVELGKEYPFPDEENTTKRTLDLTLKSLEESYASNDLVKRDAHPKHHGCVAASFTVNKDIDPSLKLGVFQPGKNYSALLRFSNGAQKPKTDKEGDIRGIGIKLFDVPGKKLLADESTATTHDFLLINHPVLPIGAPDEYLALFEAAFAGKPASYVFGWNPFGWKLGALSKVRAIRGKKISSPLEIRYWSTTPYALGENRAVKYSVKPCKDTVSEIPSDAGENYLRDTLKKQLKESSSCFSFLVQLQKDPKSMPVEDPAVEWDEDESPFIKLAEIQIPKQEFDFKEMDTLCENASFTPWHALPEHRPLGGINRVRKPVYIGISKYRHERNKTPRKEIGKKDIPAKLLPSS, from the coding sequence ATGAAACAGATTACACCTTACGCCCTTTGCCTCATATTCCTCCTTCTTCCGTTTTGCGGCGGACCTTATGTTAAGATTCCCGCAAATGTGGAGTTAGGAAAGGAATACCCGTTCCCTGACGAAGAAAATACAACCAAACGAACATTAGACTTAACACTCAAGTCTCTGGAAGAAAGTTACGCTTCCAACGATTTGGTAAAAAGAGATGCTCACCCCAAACACCATGGTTGTGTTGCTGCTTCTTTTACGGTAAATAAAGACATAGATCCGTCTTTGAAACTGGGAGTTTTTCAACCTGGGAAAAATTATTCCGCGCTACTTCGTTTTTCCAACGGAGCACAAAAACCGAAAACAGATAAAGAAGGAGATATCCGCGGAATCGGAATCAAACTCTTCGACGTTCCGGGAAAAAAATTATTAGCTGATGAAAGCACTGCAACTACACACGATTTTTTATTAATCAATCATCCTGTTTTACCGATCGGAGCACCTGACGAATATTTGGCGCTTTTCGAAGCGGCATTTGCGGGTAAACCCGCTTCTTATGTTTTCGGATGGAACCCCTTCGGATGGAAACTGGGAGCATTATCCAAAGTAAGAGCGATCCGCGGCAAAAAAATCTCCAGCCCATTGGAAATCAGATATTGGTCCACTACTCCTTATGCATTGGGAGAAAACAGAGCTGTTAAATATTCGGTGAAACCTTGTAAAGATACCGTATCTGAAATTCCATCCGACGCCGGAGAAAATTATCTGAGAGATACGTTGAAAAAACAACTGAAAGAATCCAGCTCTTGTTTCTCTTTCTTAGTTCAATTGCAAAAAGATCCGAAGTCGATGCCTGTCGAAGATCCGGCCGTGGAATGGGATGAAGACGAATCTCCTTTTATCAAACTCGCCGAAATTCAAATCCCAAAACAGGAATTTGATTTCAAAGAAATGGACACTCTTTGTGAAAACGCATCCTTTACCCCTTGGCATGCACTTCCCGAACATCGTCCGTTAGGTGGGATTAACAGGGTTCGTAAACCGGTCTATATCGGAATCTCCAAATATAGACACGAGCGTAACAAAACCCCTAGAAAGGAAATCGGGAAAAAAGATATCCCCGCGAAACTACTTCCTTCCTCTTAA
- a CDS encoding DUF2804 domain-containing protein, with amino-acid sequence MTEIISSLPLHSAKGVLTKAGWARAPYWKYDRSAIQSPKWRIKEWDYYSILSPKQEFGITFTASDLGYAGMFAICFIDFKTGKFKQIDTLSLLPMGKTGFPATNKNGVISYKDDKLMLEFTMKPGKRKIKFESAHMECSNGEEGIEGEIHLAEPKDLESMNIATSWKENRKAFYYNTKINCMPASGGFYYGGNDYKFNDKQDLGALDWGRGVWTYKNRWYWSSASGHLGKKTFGFNLGYGFSDRSPASENVLIYENKIHKLDEVLFHINTENYMEPWKFTSNDNRLNLSFQPIVDRSSSINFLIMKSVQHQVFGHFNGTVVLDSGKKLELKNFLGFAEDVLNWW; translated from the coding sequence ATGACTGAAATTATCTCCTCCCTTCCCCTGCATTCCGCAAAAGGAGTTCTCACAAAAGCGGGTTGGGCCCGTGCCCCCTACTGGAAATATGATCGCTCCGCCATCCAATCTCCAAAATGGAGGATCAAGGAATGGGATTATTATTCCATCCTTTCTCCGAAACAGGAGTTCGGGATCACATTTACAGCATCAGACTTGGGTTATGCGGGAATGTTCGCCATTTGTTTTATCGACTTCAAGACGGGAAAGTTCAAACAAATCGATACTCTCTCCCTTTTGCCGATGGGAAAAACGGGATTTCCCGCCACCAACAAAAACGGAGTCATCAGTTATAAAGATGATAAGCTAATGTTGGAATTCACAATGAAACCCGGAAAAAGAAAAATCAAATTCGAATCCGCTCATATGGAATGTAGTAACGGAGAAGAGGGAATCGAAGGCGAGATTCATTTGGCGGAACCAAAAGATTTGGAGTCCATGAACATCGCCACTTCCTGGAAGGAAAACAGAAAAGCATTTTATTATAATACAAAGATCAACTGTATGCCTGCTTCCGGAGGATTTTACTATGGAGGCAACGATTATAAATTTAACGATAAACAAGACTTAGGTGCTTTGGATTGGGGTCGCGGAGTCTGGACTTATAAAAACAGGTGGTATTGGAGTTCCGCTTCCGGACATCTGGGCAAAAAAACTTTCGGATTCAATTTAGGTTATGGATTCAGTGATCGCTCCCCTGCCTCCGAAAATGTACTGATATATGAAAACAAAATTCATAAACTGGATGAAGTTCTATTTCATATCAATACCGAAAACTACATGGAACCTTGGAAATTTACCAGTAACGATAATAGATTGAATCTTTCTTTCCAGCCGATTGTAGACAGATCTTCATCGATCAATTTCCTGATTATGAAATCCGTTCAACACCAAGTATTCGGTCATTTCAACGGGACGGTCGTTTTGGATTCCGGCAAAAAACTGGAACTTAAAAACTTCTTAGGTTTTGCGGAAGACGTATTGAATTGGTGGTAA
- a CDS encoding sulfite exporter TauE/SafE family protein — protein MDFEIFNQFALGFYPGILTVLVVGFLVGYIASFLGIGGGFVYTPFFHSFFHLTAVQAVATSLAQMPVSALSGLFVYWKNDKIRWKEGFLLLITSIPSAQYVAWKFGRFEDTELGRKLYYGMPVSEFVYLFVFTFAMSILGIYNLISSVKKKKASELKKSNPSEFPDSGKTGLPSRQKTLIVLLITGFFFGAFSSLLGIGGGFLAVPLFVYYFRMEPVEAVATSFLGIFLTSLGTTILFYFQGKLYLDLALVGTIGGFFGARVGSLKAVKVEPYVILRIAGISQLVVVTWYFFSKFPKL, from the coding sequence TTGGATTTTGAGATATTCAATCAATTTGCCCTGGGTTTTTATCCGGGGATTTTGACTGTCTTGGTGGTCGGATTTCTTGTAGGATATATCGCTTCTTTCTTAGGGATCGGAGGAGGATTTGTTTATACTCCTTTCTTTCATTCCTTTTTCCATCTAACGGCGGTTCAGGCGGTAGCCACATCTCTGGCACAAATGCCCGTATCTGCATTGTCGGGACTATTTGTTTATTGGAAAAACGATAAAATCCGCTGGAAAGAAGGTTTCCTTCTATTGATTACATCGATTCCTTCGGCCCAGTATGTTGCTTGGAAATTCGGAAGATTTGAAGATACGGAACTGGGAAGAAAATTGTATTACGGAATGCCGGTTTCCGAATTCGTATATCTGTTTGTTTTTACATTTGCAATGAGTATATTAGGAATTTATAATTTAATTTCTTCCGTTAAAAAGAAAAAAGCTTCCGAATTGAAAAAGTCCAATCCTTCCGAATTTCCTGATAGCGGAAAAACCGGACTTCCCTCCAGACAAAAAACACTGATCGTTCTACTGATTACCGGCTTCTTTTTCGGGGCATTCTCCTCCTTACTGGGGATAGGCGGAGGTTTTCTCGCAGTTCCTCTTTTTGTTTATTATTTTCGAATGGAGCCTGTGGAAGCGGTTGCCACTTCTTTCTTAGGTATTTTTCTGACATCTTTGGGAACAACGATCCTATTTTATTTTCAAGGAAAACTTTATCTGGATCTTGCACTTGTCGGAACTATCGGTGGTTTTTTCGGTGCAAGAGTCGGCTCTTTGAAAGCAGTCAAAGTGGAACCTTATGTCATTCTCAGAATCGCCGGTATTTCCCAACTAGTTGTTGTTACTTGGTATTTCTTTTCCAAGTTTCCGAAGTTATAA
- a CDS encoding helix-turn-helix transcriptional regulator yields the protein MSFHLLLPKRSKFFLIYVLVVLFWMSLESIEVFSESKLATLISEFAVYLEMGIGVLSLLGVYFVFTESMTLKKEIRESKQLIETLSHKNLLSKSNREEFWNGVKEQFRKWNYTETESEIATYLLRGFSNQQIAGTRGTSLRTIETQAYSVYQKSGTRGKLDFIAYFILPLLPDEE from the coding sequence ATGAGTTTTCATTTATTATTACCGAAAAGATCCAAATTCTTTCTTATATATGTCTTAGTGGTTTTATTTTGGATGAGTTTAGAATCGATTGAAGTTTTTTCCGAATCCAAACTCGCCACTCTTATTTCCGAGTTTGCAGTATATTTGGAAATGGGAATAGGTGTTTTATCTTTGTTAGGCGTCTATTTTGTATTTACCGAATCCATGACCTTAAAAAAGGAAATCCGGGAATCCAAACAATTGATCGAAACACTGAGTCACAAAAATCTTTTGAGCAAATCGAATCGGGAAGAATTTTGGAACGGGGTAAAAGAACAATTTCGAAAATGGAATTATACCGAGACGGAATCCGAAATCGCTACCTACTTACTCAGGGGATTTTCCAACCAACAGATAGCAGGTACGAGGGGAACCAGCCTGAGAACGATAGAAACGCAGGCCTATTCCGTTTATCAGAAATCGGGAACTCGCGGAAAACTGGATTTTATTGCCTATTTCATACTCCCCTTGTTGCCAGATGAAGAATAA
- a CDS encoding bile acid:sodium symporter family protein translates to MKTYTNKLTHFIHKHFFYFIIGSYIAGGLFPRFGLFIRDTHFGTFTFFDGSKVKLSLALIMLSILLFNAGLGIIKSELTNLFKQPKLLLVGLVANLSIPIVFTVFISITMTLWHNPDEVQNILVGLALIASMPIAASSTAWVQKTNGNLALSLGLVIFSTMFSPITTPLGLHSIGFITVGDYSEKLHALAGEGTGAFLFISVLLPSLLGIGLHFVFKPSVIIKTKEPIKDINLVNLILLNYANASVALPQVFTHPDWDFLLVIGIITCGLCIFAFFSGNLIARVFKSSESEKVSLMFGLAMNNNGTGLVLASLSLAGHPSVMLPIIFYNLIQHMIAGIAEKRFYSTGKNTTSD, encoded by the coding sequence ATGAAAACATATACTAACAAACTAACTCATTTCATCCATAAACATTTTTTTTACTTCATCATCGGATCTTACATTGCCGGGGGTCTCTTTCCCCGATTCGGATTATTCATCAGAGATACTCACTTCGGGACATTTACGTTTTTTGACGGAAGCAAAGTAAAACTGTCACTGGCTCTCATTATGCTTTCAATCCTACTCTTTAATGCGGGATTGGGAATTATAAAATCGGAATTAACCAACTTATTCAAACAGCCAAAGTTACTATTGGTCGGACTCGTTGCCAACCTCTCCATCCCGATCGTATTTACTGTTTTCATTTCGATTACAATGACTCTATGGCACAACCCGGATGAAGTACAAAATATTTTGGTAGGCCTTGCACTGATTGCATCCATGCCGATCGCCGCATCATCCACCGCATGGGTGCAAAAAACAAACGGAAATCTGGCATTGAGTCTGGGTCTTGTTATTTTTTCAACTATGTTCAGTCCGATCACTACTCCACTTGGCTTGCATTCCATAGGGTTTATTACTGTAGGAGATTATTCGGAAAAATTACATGCATTAGCCGGGGAAGGAACGGGAGCTTTTTTATTTATCTCCGTACTATTGCCAAGCCTTCTTGGAATCGGTTTGCACTTTGTTTTTAAACCTTCCGTGATTATAAAAACAAAAGAACCGATCAAAGATATCAATTTGGTGAATTTGATTTTGCTTAATTATGCAAATGCATCCGTTGCTTTGCCGCAAGTATTCACTCATCCTGATTGGGATTTTTTATTAGTCATTGGAATCATCACTTGCGGTCTATGTATCTTTGCTTTCTTTTCAGGGAATCTCATTGCGAGAGTCTTTAAAAGTTCGGAATCCGAAAAGGTATCTTTGATGTTCGGACTTGCCATGAACAATAACGGAACCGGGCTTGTACTTGCTTCTTTGAGTCTGGCAGGACACCCTTCGGTGATGCTACCTATTATTTTTTATAACTTAATCCAACATATGATTGCAGGAATCGCGGAAAAACGATTTTATTCTACCGGGAAAAATACAACTTCCGATTGA
- a CDS encoding Acg family FMN-binding oxidoreductase has protein sequence MNHSFFSRKKFISKVFQTSAIFSLSPVLGKLYAYGKEESLMFRQDPFLYAESLGLKKTLEKIILTATLSPNSHNTQPWKIKIESDSSFLLYGDENRTLPAIDPINRQFYHTQGTYLGLAKLAAAAQGYDSKISLFPKGIPSTKQMNVLPVARFQISPRKQQTQDPLFSFLPKRQMNRSEYSGDWITEDESKELESLTSPSSIQLKFILGEDRIQPYLPFLINSFAMETNLKAQNEVTRVWFRKESEDVYSKRDGLSLEGNGISGLKAWVAKKFFLDLSYEGWHSEASKNASIDLFKSQAKSSKGLVFFITKGNDDAKEWIQTGMDFMRFTLAAAGKDLAFHTMNQALEDYPESSVFYNEIKSKLGLQKKERIQLLGRLGRSDYHYESPRRDLKEILI, from the coding sequence ATGAATCATTCGTTTTTTTCACGTAAAAAATTCATTTCCAAAGTTTTTCAAACAAGCGCCATTTTTTCCCTATCTCCTGTTCTGGGAAAGTTATATGCCTACGGAAAAGAAGAATCTTTGATGTTCCGGCAAGATCCTTTTCTATATGCGGAAAGTCTTGGTTTGAAAAAAACCTTAGAAAAAATCATTCTTACCGCAACACTTTCACCTAACTCACATAACACGCAACCATGGAAGATCAAAATAGAATCCGATTCCTCGTTTTTACTTTATGGAGATGAAAATAGAACCCTCCCTGCAATTGATCCTATCAATAGACAATTTTATCATACCCAAGGAACTTATTTGGGATTGGCGAAATTGGCGGCCGCCGCTCAAGGATATGATTCTAAAATTTCATTATTCCCCAAAGGAATTCCTTCCACCAAACAAATGAATGTTTTGCCGGTAGCAAGATTTCAAATTTCCCCTAGGAAACAACAGACTCAAGATCCTTTGTTTTCCTTTCTTCCCAAAAGGCAAATGAACCGAAGCGAATATTCCGGCGATTGGATTACGGAAGATGAATCAAAAGAACTGGAAAGCCTGACAAGTCCCAGCTCAATTCAACTCAAATTCATTTTAGGCGAAGATAGGATACAACCTTATCTTCCTTTTTTAATAAACTCATTTGCGATGGAAACAAATCTAAAAGCGCAGAATGAAGTAACAAGAGTTTGGTTTAGAAAGGAAAGCGAAGACGTCTATTCGAAAAGAGACGGGCTCAGTTTGGAAGGAAACGGAATCTCGGGGCTTAAAGCCTGGGTTGCCAAAAAGTTCTTTTTGGATTTAAGTTATGAAGGCTGGCATTCGGAAGCATCCAAAAACGCATCCATCGACCTCTTTAAGTCACAGGCAAAATCAAGCAAAGGTTTGGTGTTCTTTATCACAAAAGGAAACGATGATGCAAAAGAATGGATACAAACGGGAATGGATTTTATGCGATTCACTCTTGCCGCTGCCGGCAAAGACCTTGCTTTTCATACGATGAACCAAGCTTTGGAAGATTACCCGGAAAGTTCGGTTTTTTATAATGAAATAAAATCCAAACTCGGACTTCAGAAAAAAGAAAGGATCCAACTACTGGGAAGATTGGGACGAAGCGATTATCATTACGAATCTCCCAGAAGGGATTTGAAAGAGATCTTAATCTGA
- a CDS encoding DsbA family oxidoreductase, giving the protein MLTSSSPLKIDIVSDVVCPWCYVGKRKLEIALEQLGNRVVPEIKWRPFQLNPELPEEGVPYREHLVAKFGNERGLDAAWERIMKIGIDIGIPFHFEKIERAPNTLKLHTFLSLLTDPAKQDKMADLFFQSHFISGADLTNREVVHGIVKQFISDESIFNDVWDKGMGTNDIRQEIAYYHQNGISGVPYYIFQGKYAVSGAQNPEIFVEVVETILREEEGA; this is encoded by the coding sequence ATGCTTACTTCTTCCTCTCCACTCAAAATTGATATTGTTTCCGACGTAGTGTGCCCTTGGTGTTACGTAGGCAAAAGAAAATTGGAAATCGCTCTGGAACAATTGGGAAATCGAGTGGTCCCGGAAATCAAATGGAGACCTTTCCAATTGAATCCTGAATTGCCTGAAGAAGGCGTTCCCTACCGGGAACATCTGGTTGCAAAATTTGGAAACGAACGAGGGTTAGATGCTGCTTGGGAAAGAATTATGAAAATAGGAATCGATATAGGAATTCCTTTTCATTTTGAAAAAATCGAAAGAGCTCCCAATACGTTGAAGTTACATACATTTCTTAGTCTTCTCACCGATCCGGCCAAACAGGACAAAATGGCGGATCTTTTCTTTCAGTCTCATTTTATCTCGGGCGCTGACCTTACGAATCGGGAAGTTGTACATGGCATAGTAAAACAATTTATCTCGGATGAATCCATCTTCAATGATGTTTGGGATAAAGGAATGGGAACAAACGATATCCGTCAGGAGATCGCTTACTATCATCAAAATGGAATTAGCGGTGTTCCTTATTATATTTTCCAGGGAAAATACGCAGTGAGTGGAGCTCAAAATCCGGAAATCTTTGTGGAAGTAGTGGAAACGATCCTAAGGGAAGAGGAAGGAGCATAG